Proteins found in one Maridesulfovibrio sp. genomic segment:
- a CDS encoding ABC transporter ATP-binding protein gives MAENGSIALKVRKAAKFFGTRLIFKDVSCDVLRGEILLVVGRNGAGKTTLLKIMSGLSRPSAGAAEILTEPEKTAYLGHSTFIYPRLSGLANLSFWASMYGLSPSREELMVLLKRVGLERAAEELAGAYSRGMAQRLNLARVFLVNPDLLFLDEPGTGLDQASLNLLREEVVAMRDKGTAIVWISHDVNHDCSLADRVLGLAGRKMAYLGPASEFVPETVLGGENA, from the coding sequence GTGGCTGAGAATGGTAGTATAGCTCTCAAGGTACGCAAGGCAGCCAAGTTCTTCGGAACCCGGTTGATTTTTAAGGATGTCAGTTGCGATGTTCTGCGCGGGGAAATTCTCCTCGTTGTAGGTCGTAACGGTGCGGGAAAAACAACTCTGCTCAAGATAATGTCCGGACTCTCAAGGCCGTCGGCCGGAGCTGCGGAAATATTAACTGAGCCGGAAAAAACCGCATATCTGGGGCATTCCACCTTTATTTATCCGCGTTTAAGCGGTCTGGCGAATCTTTCGTTCTGGGCCTCAATGTACGGCCTTTCACCTTCCCGCGAAGAGCTGATGGTTCTTTTGAAGCGGGTGGGTCTGGAACGGGCAGCTGAAGAGTTGGCCGGAGCATACTCAAGAGGAATGGCCCAGCGTTTGAATCTGGCCCGTGTGTTTCTCGTAAATCCGGATCTGCTTTTTCTGGATGAGCCGGGAACAGGGCTTGACCAAGCCTCTCTTAACCTCCTCCGGGAGGAAGTGGTGGCTATGCGCGATAAAGGAACAGCCATTGTCTGGATCAGTCATGATGTGAATCACGATTGCTCCCTCGCCGACCGGGTCTTAGGACTTGCCGGACGCAAAATGGCTTACCTCGGTCCTGCTTCTGAATTCGTCCCCGAAACTGTATTGGGAGGCGAGAATGCTTAA
- a CDS encoding hemolysin family protein — protein MLELILSVSVATLISAYCSVSEAVFYSFPWSRIETLRKEGRKSGAILHKLRSNVDRPITAILTLNTVAHTAGAAFAGAAWASVYGAETLPWFTLGFTIIILVLSEILPKTIGIVYCEPLGKVLARPMEILIWIFLPVIWICGIFSRLVSRKKDGPQATEDDIRAMVSLTRRSGAIKPYEALSIANILSLDDKIVEQIMTPRTVVFSLPADMTVAEAHEKYCTWPHSRIPVYEGDDPEDIVGVIYRRSVFEALADDQDDVKLSELMKPVRFALENITLDKLLVKFLESRMHLFVVLDEYGGMSGVVTLEDVMEEILGSEIVDETDQVVDMRELARRRRKELLVSKEQASADVSK, from the coding sequence ATGCTGGAATTAATACTTTCCGTCAGTGTCGCTACACTTATTTCCGCTTACTGCTCTGTCAGTGAAGCCGTATTTTATTCCTTCCCGTGGAGCAGGATTGAAACCCTGCGCAAGGAAGGCCGCAAATCCGGGGCGATCTTACATAAGCTGCGTTCAAATGTGGATCGACCTATCACCGCCATTCTGACTTTAAACACCGTTGCCCACACTGCCGGAGCCGCTTTTGCAGGTGCTGCGTGGGCTTCTGTTTACGGCGCAGAAACTTTGCCCTGGTTTACACTCGGGTTCACCATCATCATTCTCGTTCTTTCTGAAATTCTGCCCAAAACCATAGGCATTGTTTATTGCGAACCGCTGGGGAAAGTTCTTGCTCGCCCCATGGAAATTTTAATCTGGATTTTTCTTCCGGTAATCTGGATCTGCGGTATCTTCTCCCGCCTTGTAAGCAGGAAAAAAGATGGTCCGCAGGCTACGGAAGACGATATAAGAGCTATGGTCAGTCTGACCAGGAGATCCGGGGCGATCAAACCGTATGAAGCCCTCTCAATTGCTAACATCCTGTCGTTGGACGACAAGATTGTCGAGCAGATTATGACCCCCCGGACTGTTGTGTTCTCTCTTCCTGCAGATATGACCGTGGCGGAGGCCCATGAAAAGTATTGTACTTGGCCTCACAGCCGTATTCCTGTTTATGAAGGAGATGACCCTGAAGATATTGTCGGGGTTATTTACAGGCGCTCTGTTTTTGAAGCGCTTGCGGATGATCAGGATGATGTGAAGCTTTCGGAGCTGATGAAACCGGTCCGTTTCGCGCTGGAAAATATCACTCTTGATAAGCTTCTTGTTAAGTTCCTTGAAAGCCGTATGCACCTTTTTGTTGTGCTTGATGAATACGGCGGTATGTCAGGGGTTGTAACCCTTGAAGATGTTATGGAAGAAATCCTCGGCAGCGAGATTGTGGACGAGACCGATCAGGTCGTGGACATGCGCGAGCTTGCCCGTAGGAGAAGAAAAGAACTGCTCGTCAGTAAGGAACAGGCTTCCGCTGACGTTTCGAAATAG
- a CDS encoding glycosyltransferase family 9 protein, translating into MLTTGAIEFWAEKHHCTFTVITKKSSSPVLENNPHIKNVISLDKKDLGDLAWIKKAGEIAAEYKGCELIDLHSTLRSRILAARWQGKVSRYNKFSIERRLFRLTRSARLNDRLSEMRVTQRYVSATEKVIPAASELLPRIYLTDSEKKLALRLAEENELGNGFVALHPYATHPDKAWPLESWKALISMLEASGIKWAIIGRDDNIFEPQEDGSNFTNKLQLRETCALLERAGLLITGDSGPMHLSASVGTPVIAIFGPTSKAWGFYPAGPRDSILESDLDCRPCSLHGKSNCDKNRECLRKISAEKVFEKILEKVGNTDS; encoded by the coding sequence GTGCTAACGACCGGAGCAATAGAGTTCTGGGCTGAGAAGCACCACTGCACCTTCACGGTTATTACCAAAAAATCAAGCAGCCCTGTATTAGAAAATAATCCTCATATAAAAAATGTCATCAGCCTTGATAAAAAAGACCTCGGTGATCTGGCATGGATTAAAAAAGCAGGAGAGATCGCAGCGGAATATAAAGGCTGCGAACTCATCGATCTGCACTCCACCCTGCGCTCACGAATCCTTGCAGCCCGCTGGCAGGGAAAAGTTTCCCGCTATAACAAATTTTCCATAGAACGCCGCCTGTTCAGACTTACCCGTTCGGCACGGCTGAACGACAGACTTTCTGAGATGCGGGTTACCCAGCGTTATGTTTCGGCTACCGAAAAGGTCATCCCCGCTGCATCCGAACTCCTGCCCCGCATCTACCTTACCGACAGCGAAAAAAAACTCGCCCTAAGGCTGGCCGAAGAGAATGAACTGGGCAATGGCTTCGTTGCCTTGCACCCTTATGCCACCCATCCGGATAAAGCATGGCCGCTGGAAAGCTGGAAAGCACTGATCAGCATGCTTGAAGCTTCCGGTATAAAATGGGCAATCATAGGGCGCGATGACAATATTTTTGAACCTCAAGAAGACGGGAGCAACTTCACTAACAAGCTGCAGCTGCGCGAGACATGCGCCCTTCTTGAAAGAGCCGGCCTGCTCATCACCGGTGATTCCGGCCCCATGCACCTTTCCGCATCGGTCGGCACGCCTGTAATCGCCATATTCGGCCCCACTTCTAAGGCATGGGGATTCTACCCAGCCGGACCGCGTGATTCGATTCTGGAATCAGATCTGGACTGCCGTCCCTGTTCACTGCACGGGAAAAGCAACTGCGACAAGAACCGGGAATGTTTAAGGAAAATAAGTGCGGAAAAAGTCTTTGAAAAGATATTAGAAAAGGTCGGGAATACTGATTCCTGA
- a CDS encoding CcmD family protein, which produces MNSETYLLIANISVWAVLAGYLAFIAAKGASMDRRIRQMEMLDNDK; this is translated from the coding sequence ATGAATAGTGAAACTTATCTCTTAATTGCAAATATATCTGTTTGGGCTGTACTTGCCGGATATCTGGCATTCATCGCCGCCAAGGGTGCATCCATGGACCGTCGCATCAGGCAGATGGAGATGCTCGATAATGACAAATAA
- a CDS encoding cytochrome c-type biogenesis CcmF C-terminal domain-containing protein: protein MQLFANLLLLIALLAALGAGAYACLALLTGKKSVLTLIDKANMSIAGLVIGASVILTIGLITRDYSFKYIYEYVDNTLPIFYTITAFWAGADGSLLFWVLSIAVMGVIFSKLALFEEFTEKTRLYYWLFFMVLQAFFLLLLTCWSNPFMELVPTPADGHGLNPLLRNPGMIFHPPLLFLGYAGFTSPAALALAAYISGELKSWVSFCRNWNILAWIFLTAGIILGCWWSYMELGWGGYWAWDPVENASLIPWLSASAFMHTAIIQIKRKALQRTNVFLMSLTLLLCVFATYLVRSGVVQSLHAYGENGVGLPLLIFLLGNLAVIAVVLLAGPRPESRTLSGLNSRQGMLVVAAWAFLGLGLVVGLGTMWPVISKMWSANPVGLDARFYNRVCLPLFSLIILIFTVCPWFNWKEGIFDKRGLFLVGGAFIGGGAISYACGMHNPLGLITSAAAIASLVGIIGVFAFIPQLRRVRSMIGVYGLHFGVALVFLGVAWSGPNKIEHQYVVQQGETVQLGTYAVTFKKITEGQTPEMAKITALLEVTQNGKPVGLLAPERRLYRNFEQPFAEVAVIPSLGSEIYATLLSVDNEGKATFKMSLNPLINWLWIGGTLMCLFGFMAFRKPKLS from the coding sequence ATGCAGCTTTTTGCCAACCTTCTGCTCCTGATTGCGTTGCTTGCGGCGCTGGGGGCGGGTGCTTATGCATGCCTTGCCCTGTTGACGGGCAAGAAAAGCGTGCTGACATTGATTGACAAAGCCAATATGTCAATTGCCGGTCTGGTTATCGGTGCCAGCGTTATTCTTACCATCGGGCTTATTACACGGGATTACTCATTTAAATACATTTATGAGTACGTAGATAATACACTTCCCATCTTTTATACAATTACAGCATTCTGGGCAGGAGCTGACGGCTCCCTCCTTTTCTGGGTGCTTTCCATCGCGGTTATGGGAGTCATCTTTTCCAAGTTGGCTCTTTTTGAAGAATTTACAGAAAAAACCAGACTTTATTACTGGCTCTTTTTCATGGTTCTTCAGGCTTTTTTCCTGCTCCTTTTAACCTGCTGGTCCAATCCTTTTATGGAACTGGTTCCCACACCTGCGGACGGGCATGGACTTAATCCCCTGCTGCGAAATCCGGGCATGATTTTTCATCCGCCTCTTCTGTTCCTCGGCTATGCCGGCTTCACAAGCCCTGCGGCTTTGGCCCTTGCTGCTTACATTTCCGGTGAGCTTAAATCATGGGTTTCTTTCTGCCGTAACTGGAATATTCTGGCATGGATTTTCCTGACCGCCGGGATTATTCTCGGTTGCTGGTGGTCCTACATGGAACTCGGCTGGGGCGGTTACTGGGCATGGGACCCTGTGGAGAATGCTTCTCTCATCCCGTGGCTCAGCGCTTCCGCTTTTATGCATACAGCCATCATCCAGATCAAGCGTAAAGCCCTGCAGCGGACCAACGTCTTTCTTATGAGCTTAACCCTGCTGCTGTGTGTGTTCGCCACTTATCTGGTTCGCTCCGGTGTTGTGCAGTCTCTGCATGCCTACGGTGAGAACGGAGTAGGGCTGCCGTTGCTGATTTTTCTGCTTGGCAATCTCGCTGTTATCGCCGTTGTACTTCTCGCCGGTCCCCGTCCGGAATCCAGAACTCTTTCCGGCCTGAACAGCAGGCAGGGAATGCTGGTTGTCGCCGCATGGGCTTTTCTAGGTCTCGGCCTTGTTGTCGGTCTGGGTACTATGTGGCCCGTAATCAGTAAGATGTGGAGCGCTAATCCGGTAGGACTTGATGCGCGTTTTTATAACAGGGTCTGTCTGCCTCTGTTCAGCTTGATCATCCTTATCTTTACCGTATGTCCTTGGTTCAACTGGAAAGAGGGCATCTTTGATAAGCGCGGTCTGTTTCTGGTCGGAGGTGCTTTTATCGGTGGCGGTGCCATCAGCTATGCCTGCGGCATGCATAATCCCCTCGGCCTTATCACCAGTGCCGCTGCAATTGCTTCGCTGGTCGGAATTATAGGTGTTTTCGCCTTTATTCCGCAGCTGCGCAGAGTCCGTTCCATGATCGGTGTCTACGGTCTGCACTTCGGTGTGGCACTCGTATTCCTCGGTGTTGCATGGTCAGGACCGAATAAGATTGAGCATCAGTATGTTGTCCAGCAGGGTGAAACCGTCCAGCTCGGCACTTACGCAGTGACATTTAAAAAAATAACTGAAGGGCAGACTCCAGAAATGGCGAAAATTACCGCTCTTCTGGAAGTTACCCAAAATGGAAAGCCTGTCGGCTTACTCGCTCCCGAACGCCGTTTGTACCGTAATTTCGAGCAGCCTTTTGCCGAGGTAGCGGTCATCCCCAGTCTTGGAAGCGAAATATATGCGACTTTGCTGAGTGTTGATAATGAGGGCAAAGCCACCTTTAAGATGAGCCTCAACCCTCTCATTAACTGGTTATGGATAGGCGGCACCCTGATGTGCCTGTTCGGATTCATGGCTTTCAGAAAACCGAAATTGTCCTAG
- a CDS encoding glutamate-5-semialdehyde dehydrogenase, which yields MSYLEAMKAVAAKAKEASRKVSCAEGTVRNAAIIELAALLEKEKEFIFAENKKDLDAAKERGLDSARLQRLEITPEVLNYMIQGCNEVAGQADPVGEIEKMSRRPNGMMVGKMRIPLGVIMMIFESRPNVTVDAAVLCLKAGNAVILRGGSEAIHSNLALASLLQKALDRSGLPGEAVQVVDVTDREAVSELLKMDEYIDVVIPRGGEGLIRAVVAQATMPVLKHYKGVCHIYVDQDCEIPEAMDIIRNSKVQKPAACNSVECVLVHEDIAQEILPSLGTLLSASGVTLKGCPRAVPLLGAKAVAADFNDWGMEYLDLILCVKVVSNQDEAQDHIARYGSNHSEVILTRDHARAMRFLREVDASMVAVNASTRFNDGGQLGLGAEIGISTSKLHSYGPMGATELTSTKFILMGNWDVRN from the coding sequence ATGAGTTATTTAGAAGCAATGAAAGCTGTGGCTGCAAAAGCCAAGGAAGCTTCACGGAAAGTCTCCTGTGCAGAAGGCACAGTACGGAACGCGGCCATAATCGAACTGGCTGCTTTGCTTGAAAAAGAAAAGGAATTTATTTTCGCAGAGAATAAAAAAGATCTCGATGCTGCCAAGGAGCGCGGTCTTGATTCGGCCCGTTTGCAGCGTCTGGAAATAACTCCGGAAGTCCTGAATTATATGATTCAAGGCTGTAATGAAGTTGCCGGTCAGGCAGATCCTGTAGGGGAAATCGAAAAAATGAGCCGCCGTCCCAACGGCATGATGGTCGGTAAAATGCGCATCCCTCTGGGTGTGATCATGATGATTTTTGAATCCCGGCCCAATGTTACCGTTGACGCAGCCGTGCTTTGCTTAAAAGCCGGTAACGCGGTCATCCTGCGTGGCGGTTCGGAAGCCATTCACTCCAATCTTGCACTTGCTTCTCTGTTGCAGAAGGCTCTCGATAGATCCGGGCTGCCCGGCGAAGCTGTTCAGGTTGTGGACGTCACTGACCGCGAAGCCGTAAGCGAGCTGCTTAAGATGGACGAATATATTGATGTTGTAATTCCCCGCGGCGGTGAAGGTTTGATCCGCGCTGTAGTTGCGCAGGCAACCATGCCCGTGCTCAAGCATTACAAGGGCGTCTGTCATATTTATGTTGATCAGGATTGCGAAATTCCTGAAGCCATGGACATCATCAGAAATTCCAAGGTTCAGAAGCCTGCGGCCTGCAATTCCGTTGAGTGTGTGCTTGTTCATGAGGACATCGCTCAGGAAATTCTCCCTTCTCTCGGTACACTGCTGAGCGCCAGCGGCGTAACCTTGAAAGGGTGCCCGCGCGCTGTGCCTCTTTTGGGTGCAAAGGCTGTTGCCGCTGATTTCAATGATTGGGGAATGGAATATCTCGATCTTATCCTTTGCGTTAAGGTGGTAAGCAATCAGGATGAAGCGCAGGATCATATCGCTCGTTACGGTTCCAATCACAGCGAGGTGATTCTTACCAGAGATCATGCCCGGGCCATGCGGTTTCTCCGCGAAGTTGACGCTTCCATGGTCGCTGTAAACGCTTCCACACGCTTTAACGACGGTGGACAGCTCGGACTTGGCGCTGAGATTGGAATATCCACCTCCAAGCTGCATTCGTACGGTCCCATGGGAGCAACCGAACTGACCTCAACGAAGTTCATACTTATGGGTAACTGGGACGTTCGTAACTAA
- a CDS encoding cytochrome c maturation protein CcmE, with amino-acid sequence MAKKGGKGVYIAALILFLGGLGYLIYSGISQDSVYFLNVSEALAMDESELGQARLFGKVAPQNIESKTGGLGVAFDLTDQKEKTQTIRVDYSGAVPDTFKEGVEVIVEGNFVNGHKMFKATSLITKCPSKYKKENREG; translated from the coding sequence ATGGCCAAGAAAGGTGGAAAAGGCGTCTATATTGCCGCTTTGATCCTTTTTCTCGGTGGATTGGGATATTTGATTTATTCAGGTATTTCACAGGATAGTGTATACTTCCTTAACGTTTCAGAAGCGCTTGCCATGGATGAGTCCGAGCTGGGACAGGCAAGGCTTTTCGGAAAGGTCGCTCCTCAGAATATCGAGTCAAAGACCGGTGGACTGGGTGTTGCTTTTGATCTTACCGACCAGAAGGAAAAAACACAGACCATCCGCGTAGATTACAGCGGCGCCGTTCCTGATACTTTCAAGGAAGGGGTCGAGGTTATTGTGGAAGGTAATTTTGTCAATGGACACAAGATGTTCAAGGCAACTTCACTTATTACTAAATGTCCGTCCAAATATAAAAAGGAAAACCGTGAAGGCTAA
- a CDS encoding heme exporter protein CcmB, with product MLKRGLTIAAKDLRLSIGGGQGLTQAVLLGLLLIFVFSLSRPAGQLVEPQAASAIFWLASSFGLVLVFNTLFSMEESNEARLGLLSSPVPLHAVWFGKGLAGFGLLLCSQLVFLPATIVFLGQDMKGSMAVFAVTLLAADWGLVALGALLGAISQGQAARESLLSVILFPLLLPILLGAIQLMTSVFSGVTLMDESSWMGIIVAASALFSGAGLILFPFVYSGEQ from the coding sequence ATGCTTAAGCGCGGCCTGACTATCGCAGCCAAGGATCTGCGTCTTTCCATAGGCGGAGGGCAGGGCCTTACTCAGGCTGTACTGCTGGGATTGCTGTTGATTTTTGTATTCAGCCTCTCCCGTCCGGCAGGACAGCTTGTGGAACCGCAAGCGGCTTCGGCCATTTTTTGGCTGGCGTCTTCTTTCGGACTTGTTTTGGTTTTCAACACCTTGTTTTCAATGGAAGAATCAAACGAAGCGCGCTTGGGACTGCTGTCATCTCCTGTTCCGCTGCACGCCGTCTGGTTCGGAAAAGGCCTTGCCGGGTTCGGGCTGCTGCTTTGTTCACAGCTCGTATTTCTCCCGGCGACAATTGTTTTCCTCGGTCAGGATATGAAAGGGTCGATGGCAGTATTCGCCGTAACCCTGCTGGCTGCGGATTGGGGGCTGGTCGCTCTCGGGGCATTGCTAGGCGCAATTTCTCAGGGGCAGGCTGCGAGGGAATCGCTGCTCTCAGTGATCCTTTTTCCCCTGCTATTGCCCATTCTACTTGGAGCAATACAATTGATGACCTCGGTATTCTCCGGGGTTACCCTTATGGACGAGAGTTCGTGGATGGGCATTATTGTTGCCGCCTCGGCCTTGTTCAGTGGTGCAGGTCTGATCCTTTTTCCTTTTGTATACAGCGGCGAGCAATAG
- the ccsA gene encoding cytochrome c biogenesis protein CcsA codes for MNLAIAALLAGVAICAGQYLIWMYAPIEMTMGLVQKIFYVHMPLAAWAMISFLVVFIASAAYLLKRDIKFDYIAGAAAEIGVVFSGLALVTGSIWGRAAWNVWWTWDPRLTTTLIMWFVYAAYLVLRTSPMSAERRSLVCAVLGVVAFVDVPLVFYSARLWRSVHPNVIGAKGGGMEPEMLTTLLVNIAAIGLFWLVLLLVRYRQVRLSGQLDAKMVWDQD; via the coding sequence ATGAACCTTGCAATCGCAGCACTGCTGGCAGGCGTGGCTATATGTGCCGGGCAGTATCTTATCTGGATGTACGCCCCCATTGAAATGACTATGGGATTGGTTCAGAAGATCTTTTATGTCCATATGCCATTGGCAGCTTGGGCCATGATCAGTTTTTTAGTGGTTTTTATTGCCAGTGCGGCGTATTTGCTGAAACGTGATATCAAGTTTGATTATATTGCCGGGGCCGCTGCTGAGATCGGTGTGGTCTTCAGTGGACTGGCTCTTGTTACCGGTTCCATCTGGGGCCGGGCGGCTTGGAATGTATGGTGGACATGGGACCCGAGGCTGACCACTACTTTAATTATGTGGTTTGTGTACGCTGCGTATCTTGTGCTGCGAACTTCGCCCATGTCGGCGGAAAGGCGTTCCCTTGTCTGTGCAGTTCTCGGAGTTGTGGCTTTTGTTGATGTCCCTCTCGTTTTTTATTCAGCGCGACTCTGGAGAAGTGTCCACCCGAACGTGATCGGAGCCAAGGGAGGCGGAATGGAGCCTGAGATGTTGACTACTTTGCTGGTCAATATAGCGGCGATCGGCCTGTTCTGGCTGGTTTTATTGCTCGTGCGTTACCGTCAGGTCAGGCTTTCCGGTCAGCTGGATGCCAAAATGGTTTGGGATCAGGATTAA
- a CDS encoding tetratricopeptide repeat protein: protein MTNKSIKDFTLSGGQKSVVWMLGATLVVLFVASLTYRMSHPGNKVEFQQQSKSGGMPGGMSGGMNQDAMKQVRELMDRMGKEPDNMEIQLELANSFMMIRAYGRAQTFFEKVVSVEPENVQALMGLGMCFYQAEQFEKAVDAFDKIVALTPDDSMALFNAAIVKKYYLHKHDEAAAQLKLIISNPKSSPEMKKRAEEELKRDADAQQ from the coding sequence ATGACAAATAAATCTATCAAGGATTTTACCTTAAGCGGCGGACAGAAGTCTGTGGTCTGGATGTTGGGAGCTACTCTTGTCGTTTTGTTTGTAGCCTCACTTACTTACCGGATGAGCCATCCCGGCAATAAGGTTGAATTCCAGCAGCAGAGCAAGAGCGGCGGAATGCCCGGCGGAATGAGCGGTGGCATGAATCAGGATGCTATGAAGCAGGTGCGGGAACTCATGGATCGCATGGGTAAAGAGCCAGATAACATGGAAATTCAGCTCGAGCTTGCTAATTCTTTTATGATGATTCGCGCATATGGCCGCGCCCAGACCTTCTTTGAAAAAGTGGTCAGCGTCGAACCTGAAAATGTACAGGCTCTGATGGGCCTGGGTATGTGTTTTTATCAGGCGGAGCAGTTTGAGAAAGCAGTTGACGCTTTTGATAAAATCGTAGCGCTTACTCCCGATGACTCCATGGCATTATTCAATGCGGCAATAGTTAAAAAATATTACCTGCATAAACACGACGAGGCCGCCGCACAGCTGAAGTTGATCATCAGCAATCCTAAATCCTCACCAGAAATGAAAAAACGTGCAGAAGAAGAGCTGAAACGCGATGCCGATGCACAGCAATAG
- the nadD gene encoding nicotinate-nucleotide adenylyltransferase, with amino-acid sequence MKIGLFGGSFNPVHSTHIDVAAGVRRRLGLDMILLIPAGNPYHKGQREMLPAVLRYELVEKAVRGCEGFEVSDIDISADGPTYTVDTLREAEHRYPDAEFYFIMGQDSLEALTTWKDWQQIPRLANIVAVSREVVDHGGMAEKLKCIFSDLEYTGHNVWTVPGGKSIYIIGDFDFVISSTLVREEWKSGRDISALVPEKVAECMKQHAAELADFWY; translated from the coding sequence ATGAAAATCGGCTTGTTCGGCGGTAGCTTTAATCCTGTCCATTCCACGCATATTGATGTCGCTGCAGGAGTACGTCGACGTCTTGGTCTTGATATGATTCTGCTGATTCCGGCAGGTAATCCATATCACAAAGGCCAAAGGGAGATGCTCCCTGCCGTATTGCGTTATGAACTGGTTGAAAAAGCGGTGCGGGGCTGTGAAGGTTTTGAAGTCAGTGATATCGATATTTCCGCAGACGGGCCGACATACACCGTCGATACATTGCGTGAAGCTGAGCACCGTTACCCAGACGCAGAATTTTACTTCATAATGGGACAGGATTCTCTGGAAGCTTTGACCACATGGAAGGACTGGCAGCAGATTCCCCGGCTGGCTAATATCGTTGCCGTAAGCAGGGAAGTTGTCGATCATGGAGGCATGGCGGAGAAGCTTAAATGTATCTTTTCGGATTTAGAATATACCGGGCATAATGTATGGACTGTTCCGGGCGGGAAGTCGATTTACATAATCGGTGATTTTGATTTTGTAATCAGCTCCACCCTTGTGCGTGAAGAATGGAAAAGTGGGCGGGACATCTCCGCTTTAGTTCCTGAAAAAGTAGCTGAATGTATGAAACAACACGCCGCCGAGCTTGCCGATTTCTGGTATTAA
- a CDS encoding tetratricopeptide repeat protein: MEENNTTQDILNQVHESTPDTLHPLLDYIIKNGKIIAAGVAAIILIAGGISGYKYMNQQKMIKAQSEMGVIQIKYSGEKEATELVAFAKEAPEVMKPAVQLAIAKAWMDAGNYANAKSAWAVVGKTTPEMAPIAGLGEAKCLMLENKPGEAVTLLQALVNSASAPYTPSINRLIAEAAEQDGNLQVAITAYQALLTSAPQEASFFEFKIKELKAKL; this comes from the coding sequence ATGGAAGAAAACAACACCACACAAGACATTTTGAATCAGGTTCACGAATCTACACCGGATACCCTGCATCCTCTGCTCGACTACATCATTAAAAATGGAAAGATCATTGCAGCCGGAGTAGCGGCTATTATCCTTATTGCTGGCGGAATTTCCGGTTACAAATATATGAACCAGCAAAAAATGATAAAAGCCCAAAGTGAAATGGGAGTTATCCAGATCAAGTACAGTGGCGAAAAAGAAGCCACAGAACTGGTTGCTTTTGCGAAAGAAGCTCCCGAAGTCATGAAACCGGCTGTCCAGTTGGCTATCGCCAAAGCATGGATGGATGCCGGTAATTATGCCAATGCGAAAAGCGCATGGGCCGTCGTGGGCAAAACCACACCTGAGATGGCACCAATTGCCGGACTGGGTGAAGCAAAATGCCTTATGCTTGAAAACAAGCCGGGTGAAGCGGTCACACTCCTGCAGGCTCTCGTTAACAGCGCCAGCGCACCATATACCCCGTCCATTAACAGACTCATAGCCGAAGCTGCTGAACAGGACGGCAACCTGCAAGTCGCGATAACGGCTTATCAGGCTCTGCTTACCAGCGCACCTCAGGAAGCCTCATTTTTTGAGTTCAAAATTAAAGAACTTAAGGCAAAACTCTAA